Proteins encoded in a region of the Nicotiana tomentosiformis chromosome 9, ASM39032v3, whole genome shotgun sequence genome:
- the LOC138898775 gene encoding uncharacterized protein — MAPYEALYGRRCRSPVQWFESGEARLLGTDLVQDALDKMILIQERLHTEQFWQKSYANRKVRDVSFKVGVKILLKVSPMKGVMRFGKRGDLSPRFIGPFEVLQRIREVAYKLALLTSLSSVHLVFNVSMLQKYVGDPSHILDFSTVQLEGDMTYDVEPVAILDRQVRKLRSKDIASVKVHWRGQPV, encoded by the coding sequence atggctccatacgaggctttatatgggaggaggtgtagatctccggtacAATGGTTTGagtcaggtgaggctaggctcttgggtacagacttggtccaggatgcattagataagatgatattgattcaggagcggcttcacacagAGCAATTttggcagaagagctacgcgaataggaaggtccgtgatgtgtcttttaagGTTGGGGTGAAaattttgctgaaggtatcacccatgaagggtgttatgaggtttgggaagaggggcgaTTTGAGCCCcaggttcattgggccttttgaggtgcttcagaggataaggGAGGTGGCGTATAAGCTTGCCTTGCTAAccagtttgtcgagtgtgcatctagtgtttaatgtttccatgctccagaagtatgttggcgatccatCCCAtattttagacttcagcacggttcagttggagggtgatatgacttatgatgtggagccggtggccattttggatcggcaggttcggaagttgaggtcaaaggacatagcctCGGTGAAGGTGCATTGGAGAGGTCAACCTGTGTAA